In the genome of Mercurialis annua linkage group LG8, ddMerAnnu1.2, whole genome shotgun sequence, the window GCTATTTTCCAAATCATGAGACTCCAAAACATGGAATCTGGATCCTTGTTGGATATTTTCCTTACCGACTTTAGATTGAAAATTATCTCTGGGATTTGCCGAAACAGACTTTGACTTACCCTTTTTACCAACAATCATCCAAGGACCAAGATTAGGGCTAGGTAAAGGTTCCTTATGCCCTAAAGTTGGTGGTTCTTCCCTCACCATCGATGGCCCAGCTTCCTTTGTGGCTAACGGTTTTTCAGCGATGATCTCAGGACAATAATCTTTCGTATGACCGAATTTCCCACAATAAAAACAAATGCGGGGGAGGCACTCGTATTCCACCAACTGCATTTTGCCATCAAGCATAAACTGAGAAATAAGAGGTTTATTGAAATCGAGAACAACTGCAATACGAGCAAATTTCCCTCTCTCGGCAGATTCCGTACAGTAGTCGATTTTAATAACCTCACCGATAACTTGGCCAATATATCGAAGGACTTTTTTGTTGTAGTACTGAATAGGCATTCCAGGAAGTCTAATCCAAGCATGGATGGATTGAATTTCATCATTAGTACAATCAAAACTAGGGTTCCAGGCTTGAACAGAGAGGTAATGCCCAAGCATGACCCAAGGACCCCCAGTAACAACAGTCTCGACATCATGTCTGCTTCTGAATTTAACAAGATAGAACCCACACTCCAAATCAATAACATCAAAACCTTGGATAAAGTTCCATAAGGAATCCAACCTATTACATAGATTTTTATATCCAATGGGACGCCCTAAAAGTTTCACCACCGCTGTAGTAAACCAAGGTTTAGCAAGTTCATCCTGCACTCTAGGCGAGAAGGAGATAGCAGGGATAACTCCATTTCTGTCTAAGGTAACATCATCTTCAACCATGGCGAAATCTTCTTCATCTCCCGCCATTAACTCTTCACGCTCTCTTGCCTCTTTAAGTACCGAGTCTTTAAAGGACATCCCACTGATAGGAGTTTCATCAGGTTTATCAATACGAAACTTGGCCTTTTTTGTAGATCTATCTTCATCAGGGGGTTCCCGTCCATCTTTCAGCAGGGTTGAAGGAGAAGACGAGTTCCCATGGCCATTAGGGTTTTCAGAGCACTCCATGTTTTCTCTGATAATTAGGAAAATTCTCGTTTTTATTAAGGTTTTCAGAGCACTCCATGTACCTTATTCATTGTCCCTCCTTACGTGTCAGTATTTAATTCGTCTAATTACCctccaaaagtgtatatctcaaaaaacaacTTTTAATGTATCCACTAGTTTGTTGCCACGTCAGGTGGGTTAAAGAAGGTGGGTTAAAAAGGAGGGTTATATAGCACTACTCTAATTAAAGTGATAAATTAACAACAATCAACTTCGTCCATTGAATATTAAACAACATTTAATCACAACCGTCCAATTCGTATCGCAATTTTTTACGTTGGATCAAACGTTAGGGTAATCAGAATCATCCTCTTCACCAAACAATTGGCTTTTCTCATAACCTAAAACTTATGTGCCGGCTGTTcacttaatttctaaaaaaaaaactctcaaCTCAAAACTCCCTTAGTTGTTCCAGCGGTATAGCTTAGACATCATGTTCTTTCttcgaaatttaaaaaaatgctgGCAACTGTTGATGTTTGCAAAGTTTGATTTTACTACCGCCGACATAGAAAAAGAAGGATAATTCAGagcaaaaaagttcaaatatttcCACAATGGTAGTTCACTCAAGCGTTTgggtttgcttttttttttttgacgaaaatcaaatattaaaccGAGTTATCCAAATAGGTGTTTATGTCAGGAAGGTTGAATGCATAACCACGCGCCATGTCATTTGAAATATCAAGGTAAGCCTATAAACTGATGCAAGcatattgtttaatttttttttagttcaaaTGCAAATATAACCAACTATGTGATTAAGGTTTTTATAAAGATAAATCTCATTTTAGATGTGCTAAGTACCCTCTTGTACCTTTTTTGTAAATTGGAGCAATTCTGGAACTAACATACACTGTTTTGGCCTTGCAGGTGGCTGCAATCAAAGTGTAAAATGCTCTGCCGTAATAGATTGGCTCATCAGATAGCTGGAACTAACATTGAATAGTTAGTTTATAAACTGGAAAATCATTCAAAAAGGCAGGAAGAacaatagattaaaaaaaaacctGCAAAAGTGCGTTTGTGACTATATATTTTACTTCTATTTATAGTGAGCTGATCAATTTTTGTCCTAAAAAATGTGTGATCAGTAACAGTCCAGCAAGACACTCTAAAGTAACCCCTTCTTTAAAAGGTTCTTTTAGGATAGTCAGAGGTCACTCTAGAGCAATGATGTAGGGGATGATGTTCAACAAATATTTTTCGAATTACCAGTTTTACCCTCAGATACAAAGGATTGTTAAGAACAGGAAAGAATACTTAAAAGGGCAGAAAAGGGTAAAGCGATATCACTGTTCAATGCACAATGATATTGCTTCATCAGATAATCGAAATGAAggataataaagaaaaaaattaatgcaCTATTCATTGTACTGACAGGGATATAATAGGAATGAAGCCATTTTCACTGTTCAATGTACAGtgaaaaatatttcacttttatacttataatatagatatagatatatatatatatatatatatatatatatatatatagggttaattccatttaaaatcatcacctttacacgttttttcattttaatcacgtctttTAAAAAGTGTCAGATAAAATTATAACCTttcttttttttgcaaatctatcactaAGTTGAAAATTCGGTGAATTTTTCTTGATTTAacaaccggaatcaacaagaaaagagtaagaAGAATGTGTTTTGTGTATTAATAGAGCATTAGTTAGATTAAAACATCTATATGGGAGGAAAAAGACATAgaattttactcatcgatgtagatttgcaaaaatataaaaggtaatgattttatttgacactttttaaaggacgtgattaaaatgaaaaaacgtgtaaaattggtgattttatatgaaattaactatatatatatatatatatatatatatatatatatatatatatatatatatatatatatatatatatatatatatatctttttttgaaTTTCTCTAACACCTCATTAGATAGGTTCATGAATTTTTCATGGACCGGGTCTAGATAAAAACTTTCCTATATATATAATGGAAGAGTTTACCTTTGACTTTTTTGGAGGGATTACGGGATTAGCccaaattaattagataattacCACCCTAAGtttgaaatttgagatttgTCATTTCATCTCTTATTATTCGATTTTTAACCTTTCTTTGTCTTTGGCAGCAAAATCTGGATTCTTCAGCTTTTTGAAagattttaattgtaattttaaaatttgatttttatagaGATTGTAGGAGAAGATTTGATTATCAAGTGAAACTTACCTTGtttaataatttcatattttgctaattttgaaaagttaattttgaaaaataaaagatggacatgataattttcaattttgaaagatAGCCCCGTAATTGTCTAATTATTGTTGTATAAGTTAAGTATTTctcaatttttctctttttttttttttgagaataatgaaaatttcattaataggaaaataaaaatacaacttgatcaaatattgaatatatcaatacattcaagaggtacaataatagaacatcagtaaaataacaaaaaattatatctaatttcttcaatcgcattgacggagctctttgaatgtgcaactcggcgatccgtCCGCTTCTCTTTACCTTTTCTTTCCGGAACATCTATTTTCTAAAACTATATTACATTGTGTTTATTGTATCGCATCATTTTTCTTTGATATTCTAATAGAATCATCTatccttaatttaattcaatttaatttttaagttgaacaaaattataaaaatgctaCTATGCTagtttttgattctttttttcatatatttctGTAGCCGAATCAGCTTCATTTATgtgttcaaaaataaatttaaagttaaaattgTATATGCTTGTTACAAATTACTAATTGACAGCTAATATTGTCataaattatttctaaaaaaaattatcgtttttcatttttatataattgaaaaaggACAGCACTTGTTGGGGGAAATTGAGCAAGATCTAGCAAAATCTTGTCAACCGCGTATACCATTTGAGATATATCTTATTGATATAAATTTATCGTTTTAGTCAAAAATATCGATATGTAAAATTATATTGTCTATAAAAGAACTCaacttaattttaaactttttaatatttatattttattttataagaaaataaataaatttattaaatttgtaattgAATTGTATCTTCGTCTTGCATGATTATCTAATCAATTTatacaatatttaaaaaatatttaataattaaaattataaaaaattagaagTTAAAGGACTTcatcgaaaaaaaaattactccctccgaaatataatatttatcgcacTTGACCATTTCATATTGATTAAGAAACTAACAAATatgtattaatttatatatatttttattagatgtccatattaattaacactattttaatatttgactAATTATTTTAACcttattaagttatttattattagaGATAAACTtagaaaaatagtaattaatgcTTTCTTGAAACTCTAAAGTGACAATTattatgaaccaaaaaaaattctcaaatgcgacaTACAGTCAAATATAAACACTCGGTTTTTTAACTAAGGATAATTATACTACGTTGTGCCACATTATTCGTATAACAATAATGATATGTCACTCATGTgctaatatttaatgataattaCATACTAATAATTATAAGTTGTCTGTCACAAATATTTATTAGCGTATTATAAAAATGATATGGCACAATTTTTGTATGGAATAAACACTCTTAAATTAAAGGtacacaaaaataattatttgctCTCATTAGCATCGCAAGTATTAATGGAAAAGcctttaattgaaattaaaatattgatcactcaatctctaaaaaaatagaaatccaaaatcaaaagaattaaaataacaGGAATTTGAAAATAAGTTATGCCTCTATCTTGTCCATGCATGTATCGTGATCTTCAAAATTCCTAAGCTCGAAACTATTGATATGGAGTCATTGTCGCACGTATCTATTATATCGTCTTTACAACAAAGCAATATAATACAAAAACTTATTGGAATTCTTAATGattgtatatttattataaaaaataatcaacatTACATATATTATTGGTTTGCTATAAAAACGACATGGTGCACAGATGAGcgacataattttttattctgaTGTTAGTATCAAAAAAATATGACAAAACCAAAAGTGAGAGgctatatagttcaatttttaaataagagggattaaactgtaaattatttCAAATGCGAGGCgtgtcatagtaatttgctcttgtttttatagtgtatttctagTATATCTATAgtatatttttagtgtttttctGGTGTATCTTTGTCTTTGGCGTATTTGAAGTGTTTATGCTGTATTCAGGCCTGGCCTTAAGCATAGGCCACTAAGGCCTATGCCTAGGACCTCAAATATTATAGGACCCCATTTTATTTGGGGTTcattaaaatatacatatatatcaaattgtttaaatataagaatttattagattatttagtaattgatattttgtttttattttaaagtttatttaaatattctaaTGTTTAGAACCTTAAATTTTAAAGGGTCCCATATTTATATAaagtcttttaaaaaaatacgaatatatacttaaataataaatagttataggagttttttaataataagtgttgtaattttaatttctaaaaattaattggACCCATTGATAATTTGTGTGTAGTGTTTGactgatataaataaaaataatatatagtttatACATTTTAGTCCTCTAGAGAAACTCTAtctttatttatctatttttaaaaaattgtactcttttttataattttttaaaattttgctaaaaaaatgttttaatttattttttttgaaataaaacacatttttgaaaaatttatcaaaaatcaacTAATGAGCTAACAAACATCTATTAATAAACTACCAATAACGATaagaaaaaaagtgaaaaaaatgcaatttatattttgaaaaaccgagcatatatttacaaaatattcgCTCGCCTAGGGCCTCATTTCATCTAAAACCGGCCCTGACTGTATTTGCAATGTTTTATGCTATacatctatctatctatatactatatataaaagtacggatcgGGGAGGACGGACACACTTACACTAATgtctttaatattattttaattattatattaaacaaCAATTATTGTATCTAAATATTAGCTAACTTAAACTACTTTTAATAGAATCACAATATTCACTTATTTTATAGAATTGTCTACCATATCTACCACTACcatagtaattattatttttctattataaaaaaaagtcaattacTAGGTCAATTACCATGAATCACGATTTGTTTTACATTTGATCACTTTATgttattgtttaataaattaatttataaatatttatgattagaaaatatttatagtttatgaaaatatatatgttacATCTAactgatttatttatttttcttttcaaattaacaactaaaaggaaaaaaattagcaaaatagACAAATTTAGCCGAtcttaaaaattgataaattgaagtctaaaatttatttctaataaaaactctaactaatttaatatttattacaaGTCACATTACgagtcacgtgcgtagcacgtaatttGAAActagtgataaaaaaaattaaaaaaacactatAACTACACTATATAGTATATATACGCTAAAAAAACATCAGTCTTActaaaaatatgattaaaaaaacaccagaaaaaatattcagaaatttttttataaaaaaattaaaattattaaaaagtaaaaaaaatactttaaaaatttaaaaaagtatctttagtaaaaaaaaagtataatctATAAATATCCTTgaaaataatgtaaaatttctttaatttatttgataaactcgattttttattttatttgttataaactcgTTTATTTGAAGATTTTTGCCTGTTTAATTGAATCTATTGGAAATcttgaaataataaatatgtgtatttttttttcaacggAAAAATACCCAAATAAATATGTGAAGTAACAAGTAACCAATATAGTAGTAAACAAACCGACTGGGGAAATGCCAAAAATCATGGTCTTGAATATCCAAAAACCATAACGTTCCCATAATCCCATGTGAAGTTTGACTTCGACCTTTCTACTTCCTTAAACTGACAGTATCATCATTtcacctatatatatatatatatatatatatatatatcaagaaaattaaaacattaccatCATTTTGTGTATACACTGAAAAACAATGGCGACAACTTCAAATTCGAAAGTGAAACTGAAACTTctgattgacaaaaaaaatcagaaagtTCTTTTTGCAGAGGCAAACAAGGATTTCGTAGATTTCCTATTTAGCCTCATGTCTTTTCCACTAGGAAACGTCATTAGGCTGCTTACAAAAAATAACATGGTGGGCTGTTTAGGCAACCTTTATGagagcattgaaaccctaagtGACACTTACCTTCAACCAACGCAAAACAAGGACTCCATTTTGAAGCCAAAAGTTCCATTTCCAGCCACTCAAGCGCCACTTTTGTTGCCAAACTCTGAATTTTCCAGTCAAAAGGTGTACTATTGTCCTAGAGGTTGCGCTTGGCGAGTGGCTTTTGACCAAGATGTGGCTTGCCCCGGTTGCCAGAGCAAAATGTCTAGTATAGCAGCGGTTGTTGCTACTAATCATGCAAAGCAAGTGGCCAGCAACGGAGATGGTACTGGATTTGTGAAAGATGTGGTTACTTACATGGTGATGGATAATCTTGAGGTGAAGCCGATGTCTACCATATCTGGTATTACTTTGATCAACACCTTCAGTATCCGGGATTTAAGTTGTCTCGAAGAGAAAATGGTTGATATCGGAGTAGATGAggtatatatgtttaaataaatttacttatttttatccatttctgactactgtttttatatttgattattcTACTAGTAATTTTTAACAAATGTAAACtaaagtttggtttttatttggTGTTTGTTAGGGTTTGAAGCTTCTTCAGGTGGCATTGCAGGCCAAGAATGTGCTGACAAGTGTTTTCCTCAAGGCATgaagtttgttttgttttggaaTTGGAAATGAATGTTTGTTTGGCAAGTAATCTTGCTAGGTTAAGTTAtgtttatctttttttgtttttggtttaaGTTATGTTTATCTTGTAATCGTGttcttgtttctttttctttaatctGAAATTTTCATTCCAGTGAAGCTTTTTCcgttcttgtttttgttttgatgAAAATGCATGTACTCCGTATGAAAAGCCATAAGATATGGCAAACACTAATcaatctttcaaattttttgcacAAAAGCGGCACACTTTTGATAGCATATTATAGGCTACAATTTTAAGGGATGGCCAAAAAAGTCACAAATTCGAGAATAAAATACAATGCGAATTTTTATAGAAATGCAAACTCGAATAATAAAAATtcctattaaaaaaaaacacgcCTTTTGTAAAGCAACTAATAATAACATCCTCTTTTGTCGAAGCTTGATTCTTGTTATATTCTATGATTTCTTGGCTAATAAATCTTTAACTCTAGCTTCACATTATGGAATTGGTTGTTCTTACTTTTGCTAGATTTTGTTGTAAGAGCATCAATAGTGCTCATTATTATAAatagcatttttttttaaatagaaagcATCATTTATATAaagagtaaaattttaaattttagtctaatggactctttaaaatatagcactttatttttttttaataaaaattaatttatttaattattaaatttattttcttttgttatacttttatttttatatatttattttgaaactagtgataaaaaaaactaaaaaacacTATAACTACACTATATAGTATATATACACTAAAAAAAACATCAgtcttattaaaaaatataattaaaaaaacaccagaaaaaatattcagaaatttttttataaaaaaattaaaattattaaaaagtaaaaaaaatactttaaaattttaaaaaagtatctttagtaaaaaaaagtataatctataaatatccttaaaaataatgtaaaatttctttaatttatttgataaactcgattttttattttatttgttataaactcgTTTATTTGAAGATGTTTGCCTGTTTAATTAAATCTATTGGAAATCttgaaataattaatatgtGTATTTTGTTTTTGGGAAAATCTATTTGGCCCGAATATTTTGGACACAATTTGGCGAGaatgatatttttgaaattaaacccaTTATGAGGGCAtctctgcaaaaaaaaaaaaaaactatctaCTTATCTAATTGTTTTTCCCAACTTTCAATGCTACTAATTATTACTCTTATTAGTACTAGTATTAAATACACTTATTATTAGAATGGTCAAACTATATTTATAGAAAGAATTAAATTGCcgatttaatttctttattatacacataatttattgttataaaaatatttaaaaaagtccATATTAATAAGTAGAGAAATCTGAAGTGTTGAGTATTAGATTTTTAGGGCACATATGAAttcaatttaaaacaattaatataaaaaatagtacatagcaaattttttaaataattttttaattctctttaacactTCTTCAATATAaagtcaataaaaaataaaaaaattattttataaaacttgGAGAAAATCGTCTCATGTATACAATTTAATACGATTACATCGATCTTTCTTTCCTAacttaaatgattaaattataCTCACGATCaccttaaaaatatttataaaaataatactattatttataagaaaattttatattaaattgtctAATTTTATACAgcttaaatttttcaatctacttaaaataaaaaaaattaagcatgaatttaaattttaaagaggGTGAATTTGATTCAATATTCAatataaagtattttttttttcatatgatAATCTCATATTTAAACAATTTGTATTCGgggttaaattttataatatttttaattttaggtttTGAGGATAGTTAAATATTTTAGGCCTACTAGTgtaaaaaattatgaactttagcgtgtattgtaaatttattatgaacttttaatttgacAAATTAAATCTGAACTATTAggtttttgcaattttagatCTTGAACAATTTTCCGTTAGAAAAATACTAATGTGCACATCGGAATAACCATTGTTTCGGGGTCTATATCAGGTTTTTTCTGAAAGAAAATTATTTggtgttaaaataaaaaaagatcaaaagCTGGtgttttaatttgctaaaattaaaaatttgtattaaatttacaaaacacgttaaacttcgtgattttttacgcttttaatttaatattttataaaacttaTGGCAACTTCTAAAAAGATCATAATGATACTTAATGAAGTAAACTCAATTTTGCATAATAATATGATGAGTCGAGTCTAATGGATTCACCTACTGAAGCGAACCTCAAGAAtcgccaaaaaataaaaagtcaagACGAGATTAATCTAGAACAGAATCCATACAAATATTGCTCAAGAAGCAATGATCGAATCCCACAACATTTAATAATCGTGGATACTCTGTAGCATACTAAGATCTAATACGGATTTTATTCGATAACTTATAATCTGAATTCAACTACAATACCGATGATCCAAGAGATTCTATAAGACTTATCTTCTAGAACAACAAAAAATGAATTCATATTTGGACTCATATCCCTAATTTGAATTTCCTATTTGGAT includes:
- the LOC126661216 gene encoding uncharacterized protein LOC126661216, translating into MATTSNSKVKLKLLIDKKNQKVLFAEANKDFVDFLFSLMSFPLGNVIRLLTKNNMVGCLGNLYESIETLSDTYLQPTQNKDSILKPKVPFPATQAPLLLPNSEFSSQKVYYCPRGCAWRVAFDQDVACPGCQSKMSSIAAVVATNHAKQVASNGDGTGFVKDVVTYMVMDNLEVKPMSTISGITLINTFSIRDLSCLEEKMVDIGVDEGLKLLQVALQAKNVLTSVFLKA